One window of the Eucalyptus grandis isolate ANBG69807.140 chromosome 8, ASM1654582v1, whole genome shotgun sequence genome contains the following:
- the LOC104456597 gene encoding glucose-6-phosphate 1-dehydrogenase, chloroplastic isoform X2, whose amino-acid sequence MAAFSCSSFDHETIPARTSFTTWSCQRSKNGGKFELKASNVHPPGAVSLQTEGTRTNPLTANPVKTREKESSLAFRESREEESTLSIVVLGASGDLARNKIFPALFALFYEDHLPENFMIFGYARSTMTHDELRKSISKNLTCRIDKRENCSEKMDQFLKRCFYHSGQYSSEEHFLELDKILKEKEAGRRSNRLYYLATPPSLFVDAVRCARRRASSLSGWTRVIVEKPFGRDLESSRGLTRSLRQYLSEDEIFRIDHHLGEELFENLLALRFSNLVFEPLWSRNYIRNVQLIFSDDLGMEGQGRYFDDYGIIRDILQNHLIHLLALFAMETPVSLDAEDIRNEKVKVLRSIKPLGLQDVVVGQYKGCSEGNASYPAYTDDPTVSKNSLTPTFAAATLFINNARWDGVPFMMIAGKALQSKRAEIRVQFRHVPGNLYNRNSGTDLDKATNELVIRVQPDEAIYLKINNKVPGLGKRLDCSDLNLLFKTRYPSEGPDAYERLLLDATKGEHRLFIRSDELDAAWAVFTPLLKELERRKVQPELYPYGSEGPVGVHYLAARHNVRCADFSN is encoded by the exons ATGG ctgcCTTTTCTTGCTCTTCGTTCGATCACGAGACGATACCAGCAAGAACCTCCTTCACGACCTGGTCATGTCAGAGAAGTAAAAATGGCGGGAAGTTTGAGCTCAAAGCGTCCAATGTGCACCCACCGGGTGCCGTTTCACTGCAGACTG AGGGCACCCGGACAAATCCTTTGACTGCTAATCCGGTTAAAACTCGAGAAAAAGAGAGCTCTCTGGCCTTTAGAGAGTCACGAGAGGAAGAGTCAACTCTTAGCATTGTTGTTCTTGGAGCTTCAGGGGACCTAGCGAGGAACAAGATCTTCCCAGCACTATTTGCTTTGTTTTATGAAGATCATCTCCCCGAG aatttcatgatttttggctATGCACGGAGTACAATGACTCATGATGAGCTGAGGAAATCCATTAGCAAAAATTTGACATGTAGAATTGACAAGAG GGAAAACTGTAGTGAGAAAATGGATCAGTTTTTGAAGAGATGCTTTTACCACTCGGGTCAGTATAGCTCCGAGGAGCACTTCCTTGAGCTCGACAAAATTCTGAAGGAGAAAGAG GCTGGAAGACGTTCCAATAGGCTCTATTACTTAGCCACTCCTCCAAGTCTGTTTGTCGATGCGGTACGATGTGCTAGGCGTCGTGCTTCTTCCCTTAGTGGTTGGACCCGTGTCATTGTTGAAAAACCATTTGGCCGTGACTTAGAGTCATCCAGAGGACTGACAAGAAGTTTAAGACAATATTTGTCTGAGGATGAAATATTCAG AATTGACCATCACTTGGGCGAGGAGCTATTTGAAAACCTCTTAGCACTTCGTTTTTCAAATCTGGTATTTGAGCCTTTATGGTCCAGAAACTACATAAGAAATGTGCAACTAATATTCTCTGACGATTTGGGGATGGAGGGTCAAGGCAG ATACTTCGATGATTATGGAATAATAAGGGATATACTGCAGAATCATCTGATACATTTACTAGCATTATTTGCAATGGAGACACCTGTCAGCCTGGATGCTGAGGACATAAGGAATGAAAAG GTTAAGGTATTACGTTCTATTAAACCTCTTGGTCTTCAAGATGTGGTTGTGGGCCAATATAAGGGCTGCAGTGAGGGGAATGCATCATATCCGGCTTATACTGATGATCCAACCGTGTCAAAAAATAGCCTCACGCCAACTTTTGCAGCTGCAACTCTCTTCATTAATAACGCACGGTGGGATGGAGTTCCCTTCATGATGATTGCGGGCAAAGCTCTCCAGTCAAAGCG TGCAGAGATCAGAGTGCAGTTCAGGCATGTTCCTGGTAATCTGTACAATCGAAACTCTGGAACTGATTTGGACAAGGCTACGAACGAGCTTGTGATTCGAGTGCAGCCAGACGAAGCTATCTACCTAAAGATCAACAATAAGGTTCCAGGACTTGGAAAGAGATTAGACTGCAGTGACCTGAACTTGCTTTTCAAAACGAG GTACCCGAGTGAAGGCCCTGATGCATATGAGAGGCTCCTCTTGGACGCTACAAAAGGAGAGCATCGACTGTTCATCAGGAGTGATGAACTCGATGCAGCTTGGGCAGTATTTACGCCCTTGCTGAAAGAACTAGAACGAAGGAAGGTTCAACCAGAGCTCTACCCATATGGCAGTGAAGGGCCAGTCGGTGTACATTATCTCGCTGCAAGGCACAATGTCCGCTGTGCAGACTTCAGCAATTAA
- the LOC104456597 gene encoding glucose-6-phosphate 1-dehydrogenase, chloroplastic isoform X1, translating into MALRLSPCSPSSSSAAFSCSSFDHETIPARTSFTTWSCQRSKNGGKFELKASNVHPPGAVSLQTEGTRTNPLTANPVKTREKESSLAFRESREEESTLSIVVLGASGDLARNKIFPALFALFYEDHLPENFMIFGYARSTMTHDELRKSISKNLTCRIDKRENCSEKMDQFLKRCFYHSGQYSSEEHFLELDKILKEKEAGRRSNRLYYLATPPSLFVDAVRCARRRASSLSGWTRVIVEKPFGRDLESSRGLTRSLRQYLSEDEIFRIDHHLGEELFENLLALRFSNLVFEPLWSRNYIRNVQLIFSDDLGMEGQGRYFDDYGIIRDILQNHLIHLLALFAMETPVSLDAEDIRNEKVKVLRSIKPLGLQDVVVGQYKGCSEGNASYPAYTDDPTVSKNSLTPTFAAATLFINNARWDGVPFMMIAGKALQSKRAEIRVQFRHVPGNLYNRNSGTDLDKATNELVIRVQPDEAIYLKINNKVPGLGKRLDCSDLNLLFKTRYPSEGPDAYERLLLDATKGEHRLFIRSDELDAAWAVFTPLLKELERRKVQPELYPYGSEGPVGVHYLAARHNVRCADFSN; encoded by the exons ATGGCTTTACGTTTGAGTCcctgttctccttcttcttcttcagctgcCTTTTCTTGCTCTTCGTTCGATCACGAGACGATACCAGCAAGAACCTCCTTCACGACCTGGTCATGTCAGAGAAGTAAAAATGGCGGGAAGTTTGAGCTCAAAGCGTCCAATGTGCACCCACCGGGTGCCGTTTCACTGCAGACTG AGGGCACCCGGACAAATCCTTTGACTGCTAATCCGGTTAAAACTCGAGAAAAAGAGAGCTCTCTGGCCTTTAGAGAGTCACGAGAGGAAGAGTCAACTCTTAGCATTGTTGTTCTTGGAGCTTCAGGGGACCTAGCGAGGAACAAGATCTTCCCAGCACTATTTGCTTTGTTTTATGAAGATCATCTCCCCGAG aatttcatgatttttggctATGCACGGAGTACAATGACTCATGATGAGCTGAGGAAATCCATTAGCAAAAATTTGACATGTAGAATTGACAAGAG GGAAAACTGTAGTGAGAAAATGGATCAGTTTTTGAAGAGATGCTTTTACCACTCGGGTCAGTATAGCTCCGAGGAGCACTTCCTTGAGCTCGACAAAATTCTGAAGGAGAAAGAG GCTGGAAGACGTTCCAATAGGCTCTATTACTTAGCCACTCCTCCAAGTCTGTTTGTCGATGCGGTACGATGTGCTAGGCGTCGTGCTTCTTCCCTTAGTGGTTGGACCCGTGTCATTGTTGAAAAACCATTTGGCCGTGACTTAGAGTCATCCAGAGGACTGACAAGAAGTTTAAGACAATATTTGTCTGAGGATGAAATATTCAG AATTGACCATCACTTGGGCGAGGAGCTATTTGAAAACCTCTTAGCACTTCGTTTTTCAAATCTGGTATTTGAGCCTTTATGGTCCAGAAACTACATAAGAAATGTGCAACTAATATTCTCTGACGATTTGGGGATGGAGGGTCAAGGCAG ATACTTCGATGATTATGGAATAATAAGGGATATACTGCAGAATCATCTGATACATTTACTAGCATTATTTGCAATGGAGACACCTGTCAGCCTGGATGCTGAGGACATAAGGAATGAAAAG GTTAAGGTATTACGTTCTATTAAACCTCTTGGTCTTCAAGATGTGGTTGTGGGCCAATATAAGGGCTGCAGTGAGGGGAATGCATCATATCCGGCTTATACTGATGATCCAACCGTGTCAAAAAATAGCCTCACGCCAACTTTTGCAGCTGCAACTCTCTTCATTAATAACGCACGGTGGGATGGAGTTCCCTTCATGATGATTGCGGGCAAAGCTCTCCAGTCAAAGCG TGCAGAGATCAGAGTGCAGTTCAGGCATGTTCCTGGTAATCTGTACAATCGAAACTCTGGAACTGATTTGGACAAGGCTACGAACGAGCTTGTGATTCGAGTGCAGCCAGACGAAGCTATCTACCTAAAGATCAACAATAAGGTTCCAGGACTTGGAAAGAGATTAGACTGCAGTGACCTGAACTTGCTTTTCAAAACGAG GTACCCGAGTGAAGGCCCTGATGCATATGAGAGGCTCCTCTTGGACGCTACAAAAGGAGAGCATCGACTGTTCATCAGGAGTGATGAACTCGATGCAGCTTGGGCAGTATTTACGCCCTTGCTGAAAGAACTAGAACGAAGGAAGGTTCAACCAGAGCTCTACCCATATGGCAGTGAAGGGCCAGTCGGTGTACATTATCTCGCTGCAAGGCACAATGTCCGCTGTGCAGACTTCAGCAATTAA
- the LOC104456598 gene encoding LOW QUALITY PROTEIN: fasciclin-like arabinogalactan protein 2 (The sequence of the model RefSeq protein was modified relative to this genomic sequence to represent the inferred CDS: inserted 1 base in 1 codon), producing the protein MRPAPPLPTAAAALALALLLCLSLSPAADAHNITRILAKHPEFSTFNHYLTITHLAAEINRRLTITVLAVDNAAMNAILDKHLSVGTLKNVLSLHVLVDYFGTKKLHQISNGTTLTSTMFQATGAAAGTAGYVNITDLKGGKVGFGAEDNGSDLNAVFVKSVDEIPYNISVLHISQVLTSPEAEAPTPSPSNLNITAILSKQGCKSFADLISTSGALKTFDDNLEGGLTIFCASDAAVSAFMPKYKNLTNAQKVSFVLYHGVPVYQSLQMLKSNNGVMNTLATDGASKYDFTIQNDGEDVKLKTKVVTATITGTVIDQDPLIVYKIDKVLQPRELFKAAAGDAPAPAPKGSKKKKRPRXADEPAADSPEGDSADQTADSNGVGGGVLSGPRVVVGVVLSLCLSVVFL; encoded by the exons ATGAGGCCAGCACCGCCGctccccaccgccgccgccgccctcgccctcgccctacTCCTctgcctctccctctcccccgcTGCCGATGCCCACAACATCACCCGCATCCTCGCCAAGCACCCCGAGTTCTCCACCTTCAACCACTACCTCACCATCACCCACCTCGCCGCTGAGATCAACCGCCGCCTCACCATCACCGTCCTCGCGGTCGACAACGCCGCCATGAACGCCATCCTGGACAAGCACCTCTCGGTCGGGACCCTCAAGAACGTCCTGTCCCTCCACGTGCTTGTGGACTACTTCGGCACCAAGAAGCTCCACCAGATCAGCAACGGCACCACCCTAACCTCCACCATGTTCCAGGCCACCGGCGCAGCTGCCGGCACCGCCGGCTACGTCAACATTACCGACCTCAAGGGCGGGAAGGTCGGGTTCGGCGCTGAGGACAACGGGAGCGATCTCAATGCCGTTTTCGTGAAGTCGGTGGACGAGATCCCCTACAACATCTCTGTTTTGCATATCAGCCAG GTTCTGACCTCGCCGGAGGCCGAAGCTCCGACCCCGAGCCCGAGCAACCTGAACATCACGGCCATCCTGTCGAAGCAGGGCTGCAAGTCCTTCGCCGACCTCATCTCCACCTCGGGCGCCCTCAAGACCTTCGACGACaacctcgagggcggcctcaccATCTTCTGCGCCTCCGACGCCGCCGTCTCCGCATTCATGCCCAAGTACAAGAACCTCACCAACGCCCAGAAGGTCTCCTTCGTCCTCTACCACGGCGTCCCCGTGTACCAGTCCCTCCAGATGCTCAAGTCCAACAACGGCGTCATGAACACCCTCGCCACCGACGGCGCCAGCAAGTACGACTTCACCATCCAGAACGACGGCGAGGACGTGAAGCTCAAGACCAAGGTCGTGACGGCGACGATCACCGGGACGGTGATCGATCAGGACCCGCTCATCGTCTACAAGATCGACAAGGTGTTGCAGCCCAGGGAGCTGTTCAAGGCGGCAGCGGGTGacgcgccggcgccggcgcccaaggggagcaagaagaagaagagaccaC CGGCGGACGAGCCGGCGGCGGACTCGCCCGAGGGGGACTCGGCGGACCAGACGGCGGACAGCAACGGCGTCGGCGGTGGCGTGTTGAGTGGGCCGAGAGTGGTGGTGGGCGTGGTCTTGAGTTTGTGCTTGTCGGTGGTATTTCtgtaa